CATGCCCGCTCAACCCTAGTAGCGATTATTACCTTACCAATTTCTATTTTAGTCAGTTTTATCGCGATGAACATCATTGGGGTTAATGCCAACATTATGAGCTTAGGCGGCATTGCCATTGCTATTGGTGCTGTGGTTGATGCATCGATTGTGATGGTCGAAAATACCCATAAACATTTAGAACATTATCGCCAAAAACACGGTAAAGCTCCTGAAGGTGAAGACCACTGGCAGTTGGTGAAAGAAGCCTCAATTGAGGTTGGCCCAGCGTTATTCTTCAGCTTGCTTATCATTACTTTAAGTTTTACGCCTGTCTTTGCCCTCGAAGCGCAAGAAGGACGTTTGTTTCATCCACTAGCCTTTACTAAAACCTTCGCGATGGCGGCATCAGCAATCTTAGCGATCACCTTAATTCCGGTATTAATGGGCTATTTTGTGCGCGGAAAAATTCCCGATGAACGTAAAAATCCTATTAGTCGGGTATTAATCGCCATATACCAGCCATTACTGAAATGGGTCCTGAACTTCCCTAAAATCACCATAGGATTAGCGATTATTGTATTGTTTAGTGCTTATTATCCATTAAGCCAAATGGGATCGGAGTTTATGCCCACCTTAGAAGAAGGTGACCTGCTCTATATGCCAACCACCTTACCCAGTGTCAGTGCCGGCAAAGCTGCAGAGATTTTGCAGCAAACAGACAGACTAATAAAAACCGTTCCTGAAGTAAAACGAGTGTTTGGCAAAGTGGGCCGAGCCATTACAGCAACTGATCCTGCACCGCTGACCATGCTGGAAACTACGATTATGCTCAAGCCCACCACTGAATGGCGTGAAGGCGCAACCTTAGAAAGCATTATTGCAGAACTGCAAAAAACCGTACGAATTCCTGGGATGACCAATGCCTGGGTACAACCGATTAAAACCCGTATCGATATGTTGTCTACCGGTGTTAGAACGCCTGTTGGTATAAAAATATCGGGGTCTAATGTGGAAGAACTGCAACGTATTGGCGCTGAAATAGAAGCGGTAGTGAGCCAATTACCTGGCACTGTGTCAGCATTTGCACAACGCAGTAGCGGTGGACGATATATTGATATTACTCCTGATCTTAAAAATGCTGCACGTTATGGCATGACTTTAAAAGACATTCAAGATGTGGTGCAAATAGCGATTGGCGGCATGACCATTGGTGAATCGATTCAGGGTCAAGAACGCTATCCAATCAATATTCGTTATCCGCGAGAACTGCGTGACAATATAGAGAAACTCAAAAATTTACCGGTACTAACTAAAACGGGTAAGTATTTACCGTTAAGTTATTTAGCTGAACTAAAAATCAGTGATGGTGCACCTATGTTAGCCAGTGAAAATGGGCGCTTGATCTCATGGGTGTTTGTCGATCTAAAAGACATTTCTATCGGTGAATATATCATTGCTGCGGAAAAAGCACTTAAGCAACAAATTACTCTACCTCCACGCTACAACTATAGCTTTGCTGGGCAATACGAGTACATGCAGCGGGTTGACGCTAAGATGAAGATGGTGATCCCATTAATGATTGCGGTGATTTTTATGCTGTTGATGATGACATTTAACTCAGTAATACAAGCTTCAGTGATCATGCTAAGTTTACCTTTCTCATTAGTGGGTAGCGCATGGCTACTTTATGGGCTGGAGTTTAATTTTTCAGTTGCCGTGTCGGTCGGTATGATTGCATTAGCTGGGGTTGCCGCCGAGTTTGGTGTAGTAATGCAGGTTTACCTGAATAATAGTATTAAGGCCTATAAAGAAGCGGGTAATTACCACAGTAAAGCCGATTTAACTGCAGCATTAGTTGAAGGTGCCGTAATGCGTATTCGCCCTAAAGCCATGACCGTTGCCACCATCTTTTTTGGTTTATTGCCGATCATGTGGGGCAGCGGTACAGGTAATGAAGTGATGCAAAAAATTGCCGCACCTATGGTAGGTGGCATGGTAACTGCGCCGCTATTATCGCTATTTGTTATTCCAGCAATTTACTTGCTGATATATGGCCGTAAGTTACCTGCATAATCATCTATTTATTTAGCTTATACTGACGCTATAAACAAAAATCCCAAGCGATTAATCGTTTGGGATTTTTATCATACTCTTATTACACCGGGATTAATTTCAAGTTCGAATTATTGGCGTTTAAACGATTCATTGAGTTGATTGGTTTCATCTTGTTTCTTTTTACGACATGCTGCTATGTCATCGGGATGACCATACTTACATGGATCGCTGGCTAAAATGGCGATAGGCAGATTTATCAACATATAGTCATTGTCATTTCGATTGTCATCAGCATTACCACTATTACCTATGCTTGTCGGTCTAGTCGCACTGCATGCCGATAGTATGACTAAAGCCGATAACAAAGTTAATTGAGCTATCAATTTCTTCATTGTTGTACTAATCCTTGTTTTTGACGTGCGAGATTGACCATACGAAACATTCCCCATGCCATAGCTGAGCCACCAATAACTAACATCGCATTGATAACCATAGGGTGAGCTAGCATAGGTAAAAAACTATCATCAAACCCAGCAAATACTCCATAAAGCCCTAAGCCAAAAAGTAAAGTACCGGGAAAGTCGATAATGGCCACTATTATCATACTGCGATGAATGCTTGCTAACTCGACTTTTTTTGCATCTTTTGTCATTGAATCATCCTTGTTTTTTTATCCTTTATGTCGGCTAATTCTGACATGATTTTATCATGTTAGTTCATTTAAAGATTATTTTTCATGCTATAACTGCTGGATAATTAAGCCGCAGGATCGATAAGCGAAATGACAGAAAATACCCCACCTTGTGGATCATTCAGTACTGAAAAACGGCCAACATCTGGAATATCAGTAGCAGGTACACAGACAATTGCTCCTAGACTTTGGGCTTTTGAAACTGAAGCATCACAGTCCTCCACCGCGAAATAGTTCATCCAATGCGCAGGAGTATTGCCCCAGTCGGCAGTCATTTCCATCATGCCACCAATAGCTTGCTCGCCTACGTACCATTGGGTGTATTCAAACTCAACCATATCAATCCGCTGGGTTTGGTAACCTAACACTTGGCTGTAAAACTGTTTCGCAACAGC
This region of Shewanella livingstonensis genomic DNA includes:
- a CDS encoding efflux RND transporter permease subunit codes for the protein MLAKIISASIKQRVMVLILTAVIALVGYQAMRMTPLDALPDLSDVQVIVKTSYPGQAPQLVEDQITYPLSSAMLAVPGAKTVRGFSMFGDSFVYVIFEDGTDIYWARSRVLEYLSQTQDQLPAGVTPSIGPDASGVGWIFQYALVDRNGQYDLAQLRSLQDWFLKLELQSVAGVSEVATVGGMEQTYQVVVDPHKLALYQIDLMTIKNALDSSNSSTGGSVIEMAEAEYMITSSGYRQTIADFAEIPLGILSETGTPVLMKDVAQLRTGPAARRGIAELDGKGEVVGGIVVMRYGENALETINNVKQKLEQISNGLPEGVELVTTYDRSDLILRSVDNLTHKVLEEMLVVGLICLLFLLHARSTLVAIITLPISILVSFIAMNIIGVNANIMSLGGIAIAIGAVVDASIVMVENTHKHLEHYRQKHGKAPEGEDHWQLVKEASIEVGPALFFSLLIITLSFTPVFALEAQEGRLFHPLAFTKTFAMAASAILAITLIPVLMGYFVRGKIPDERKNPISRVLIAIYQPLLKWVLNFPKITIGLAIIVLFSAYYPLSQMGSEFMPTLEEGDLLYMPTTLPSVSAGKAAEILQQTDRLIKTVPEVKRVFGKVGRAITATDPAPLTMLETTIMLKPTTEWREGATLESIIAELQKTVRIPGMTNAWVQPIKTRIDMLSTGVRTPVGIKISGSNVEELQRIGAEIEAVVSQLPGTVSAFAQRSSGGRYIDITPDLKNAARYGMTLKDIQDVVQIAIGGMTIGESIQGQERYPINIRYPRELRDNIEKLKNLPVLTKTGKYLPLSYLAELKISDGAPMLASENGRLISWVFVDLKDISIGEYIIAAEKALKQQITLPPRYNYSFAGQYEYMQRVDAKMKMVIPLMIAVIFMLLMMTFNSVIQASVIMLSLPFSLVGSAWLLYGLEFNFSVAVSVGMIALAGVAAEFGVVMQVYLNNSIKAYKEAGNYHSKADLTAALVEGAVMRIRPKAMTVATIFFGLLPIMWGSGTGNEVMQKIAAPMVGGMVTAPLLSLFVIPAIYLLIYGRKLPA